A window of the Mus pahari chromosome 1, PAHARI_EIJ_v1.1, whole genome shotgun sequence genome harbors these coding sequences:
- the Ctf1 gene encoding cardiotrophin-1 isoform X1: protein MSQREGSLEDHQSGSSISFLPHLEAKIRQTHNLARLLTKYAEQLLEEYVQQQGEPFGLPGFSPPRLPLAGLSGPAPSHAGLPVSERLRQDAAALSVLPALLDAVRRRQAELNPRAPRLLRSLEDAARQVRALGAAVETVLAALGAAARGPGPEPVTVATLFTANSTAGIFSAKVLGFHVCGLYGEWVSRTEGDLGQLVPGGVA from the exons ATGAGCCAGAGGGAGGGAAGTCTGG AAGACCACCAGTCTGGCTCCTCAATCTCATTCCTACCCCATTTGGAGGCCAAGATCCGCCAGACACACAACCTTGCCCGCCTCCTGACCAAATATGCAGAACAACTGCTGGAAGAATAC GTGCAGCAACAGGGAGAGCCCTTTGGGCTGCCGGGCTTCTCACCACCGCGGCTGCCGCTGGCCGGCCTGAGTGGCCCGGCTCCGAGCCATGCAGGGCTACCGGTGTCTGAGCGGCTGCGGCAGGATGCAGCCGCCCTGAGTGTGCTGCCCGCGCTGTTGGATGCGGTCCGCCGCCGCCAGGCGGAGCTGAACCCGCGCGCCCCGCGCCTGCTGCGGAGCCTGGAGGACGCGGCCCGCCAGGTTCGGGCCCTGGGCGCCGCGGTGGAGACGGTGCTGGCCGCTCTGGGCGCTGCAGCCCGCGGGCCCGGGCCAGAGCCCGTCACCGTCGCCACCCTCTTCACGGCCAACAGCACTGCAGGCATCTTCTCAGCCAAGGTGCTGGGGTTCCACGTGTGCGGCCTCTATGGCGAGTGGGTGAGCCGCACCGAGGGCGACCTGGGCCAGCTGGTGCCAGGGGGCGTCGCCTGA
- the Ctf1 gene encoding cardiotrophin-1 isoform X2, whose product MEDHQSGSSISFLPHLEAKIRQTHNLARLLTKYAEQLLEEYVQQQGEPFGLPGFSPPRLPLAGLSGPAPSHAGLPVSERLRQDAAALSVLPALLDAVRRRQAELNPRAPRLLRSLEDAARQVRALGAAVETVLAALGAAARGPGPEPVTVATLFTANSTAGIFSAKVLGFHVCGLYGEWVSRTEGDLGQLVPGGVA is encoded by the exons ATGG AAGACCACCAGTCTGGCTCCTCAATCTCATTCCTACCCCATTTGGAGGCCAAGATCCGCCAGACACACAACCTTGCCCGCCTCCTGACCAAATATGCAGAACAACTGCTGGAAGAATAC GTGCAGCAACAGGGAGAGCCCTTTGGGCTGCCGGGCTTCTCACCACCGCGGCTGCCGCTGGCCGGCCTGAGTGGCCCGGCTCCGAGCCATGCAGGGCTACCGGTGTCTGAGCGGCTGCGGCAGGATGCAGCCGCCCTGAGTGTGCTGCCCGCGCTGTTGGATGCGGTCCGCCGCCGCCAGGCGGAGCTGAACCCGCGCGCCCCGCGCCTGCTGCGGAGCCTGGAGGACGCGGCCCGCCAGGTTCGGGCCCTGGGCGCCGCGGTGGAGACGGTGCTGGCCGCTCTGGGCGCTGCAGCCCGCGGGCCCGGGCCAGAGCCCGTCACCGTCGCCACCCTCTTCACGGCCAACAGCACTGCAGGCATCTTCTCAGCCAAGGTGCTGGGGTTCCACGTGTGCGGCCTCTATGGCGAGTGGGTGAGCCGCACCGAGGGCGACCTGGGCCAGCTGGTGCCAGGGGGCGTCGCCTGA